One Leptolyngbya sp. 'hensonii' DNA segment encodes these proteins:
- a CDS encoding FAD-dependent hydroxylase, producing MTQSRSEFQEIESLELDCDVAIVGGGIIGATLACALSESGLQVILIESQVGSIAAAKGQAYAFSILSSRIFQGLGLWDDVAPRISACTEIRLSDADYPETVQFTPADLGTETLVYVAEHAVLLEVLQHRLRQSAQVRYLCPAQVQAVHYGDEGAVVQAVQGGSPIVLRSRLVVAADGSRSQTRAAAGIKTHGWPYWQSCIVCCVQPERPATHIAHERFQPSGPFAILPLPDGVCRIVWTAPHADAHALCALPDEQFLTELTHRFGDHMGRLSLVGGRYVFPVQLMQSDRYIGQRLALVGDAAHGCHPVGGQGLNMGIRDAAALAQVLQEAHQQGQDIGTVSVLRQYERWRRWENLWILAFTDFLDRCFSSQWPPVIGLRRRGLWLLNHVQPVRRLALRLMTGLMGRSPRLAQPDR from the coding sequence GTGACGCAATCCAGGTCTGAGTTCCAGGAAATTGAGTCTCTGGAGCTGGACTGTGATGTGGCGATCGTGGGGGGAGGCATTATCGGTGCTACCCTGGCCTGTGCTCTCTCTGAATCGGGGCTGCAGGTGATTTTGATTGAGTCCCAGGTTGGTTCGATCGCCGCTGCCAAGGGCCAGGCTTATGCCTTTTCGATTCTTTCCAGCCGGATTTTTCAGGGGCTGGGGCTGTGGGATGACGTGGCACCCCGGATCTCGGCCTGTACAGAAATTCGGCTGTCGGATGCGGATTATCCTGAGACGGTCCAATTTACGCCTGCTGATCTGGGGACGGAGACGCTGGTGTATGTGGCGGAGCATGCTGTTCTGCTGGAGGTATTGCAGCATCGCCTCCGACAATCTGCCCAGGTGCGATATCTTTGTCCGGCCCAGGTGCAGGCGGTGCACTATGGAGACGAAGGGGCGGTGGTGCAGGCGGTGCAGGGGGGCAGCCCGATCGTGCTCCGGAGCCGGTTGGTGGTGGCAGCGGATGGATCTCGCTCCCAGACCCGTGCGGCTGCCGGGATTAAAACTCACGGCTGGCCTTACTGGCAATCCTGCATTGTCTGCTGTGTACAACCGGAGCGTCCGGCGACCCACATTGCCCATGAACGCTTTCAGCCCAGTGGCCCCTTTGCCATTCTGCCTTTGCCTGATGGGGTTTGTCGAATTGTCTGGACGGCTCCCCACGCCGATGCCCATGCCCTCTGTGCCTTGCCAGATGAGCAGTTTCTGACGGAATTGACCCACCGCTTTGGCGATCACATGGGCAGGCTCTCTTTGGTGGGGGGGCGGTATGTCTTCCCGGTGCAATTGATGCAGAGCGATCGTTACATTGGGCAGCGGCTGGCCCTGGTGGGGGATGCAGCTCATGGGTGCCATCCTGTAGGAGGGCAGGGCCTGAATATGGGGATTCGGGATGCAGCGGCTCTGGCCCAGGTATTGCAGGAGGCCCATCAGCAGGGCCAGGATATTGGAACGGTGTCGGTACTGCGGCAGTATGAGCGCTGGCGGCGGTGGGAAAATTTGTGGATTCTGGCCTTTACCGACTTTCTCGATCGCTGCTTCTCTAGCCAATGGCCACCAGTGATCGGATTGCGGCGTCGAGGGCTCTGGCTCTTGAACCATGTCCAGCCTGTCAGAAGATTGGCCTTGCGTCTGATGACGGGGTTAATGGGCCGATCGCCCCGACTGGCCCAACCCGATCGTTAA
- a CDS encoding acyl-CoA desaturase, whose protein sequence is MTIATSTKRPYSWHVILFMAIVHAGALFAFLPSNFSWTAVGLMVFLYWITGGLGITLGLHRLVTHRSFQVPKWLEYFLVFCGSLACQGGVIEWIGLHRHHHLHSDQDNDHHDSGKGFWWSHMGWMLYEVPAKQEIPRFTKDISGDPVYQFLEEYFLPVQIALAIGLYFLGGWSFVVWGIFVRLVMVYHFTWFVNSATHAFGYQTYDSGDRSTNCWWVALLTFGEGWHNNHHAYQYSARHGLRWWEIDFTWMTIQVLQLLGLARNVKLADD, encoded by the coding sequence ATGACTATTGCAACTTCAACCAAACGTCCCTACTCATGGCACGTTATCCTGTTCATGGCTATTGTCCATGCTGGTGCTTTATTTGCTTTTCTGCCCAGTAATTTTAGCTGGACAGCGGTAGGCTTAATGGTATTTCTTTACTGGATTACCGGTGGACTGGGAATTACCCTGGGGTTACACCGACTGGTTACCCATCGTAGCTTCCAGGTGCCTAAATGGCTGGAGTATTTTCTGGTGTTTTGCGGTAGTTTGGCCTGCCAGGGCGGGGTGATTGAGTGGATTGGGTTGCACCGCCACCACCACCTGCATTCAGACCAGGATAATGACCACCATGACTCCGGCAAAGGATTCTGGTGGAGTCACATGGGCTGGATGCTCTATGAAGTTCCGGCCAAGCAAGAAATTCCCCGATTTACCAAAGACATCAGCGGCGATCCGGTTTATCAATTCCTGGAAGAGTACTTCCTGCCTGTCCAGATTGCCCTAGCGATCGGACTGTATTTTCTCGGAGGCTGGTCCTTTGTGGTTTGGGGAATTTTTGTTCGCCTGGTGATGGTCTATCACTTCACCTGGTTTGTAAACAGTGCCACCCACGCCTTTGGTTACCAGACCTACGATTCCGGCGATCGCTCTACCAACTGCTGGTGGGTTGCCCTATTGACCTTTGGCGAAGGCTGGCACAACAACCACCATGCCTATCAGTATTCTGCCCGCCATGGCTTGCGCTGGTGGGAAATTGACTTCACCTGGATGACGATTCAAGTGCTGCAGCTTTTGGGTCTAGCTAGGAATGTCAAACTGGCCGATGATTAA
- a CDS encoding methionine gamma-lyase family protein, with protein sequence MISLKLENLEDGLFSIFSGIDAQVKENLQRVLTAFRRYRIGSHHFAGVTGYGHDDLGRQALDQVFAEVMGAEAAIVRVQFVSGTHAIACALYGILRPGDELLAVAGHPYDTLEEVIGLRGKNQGSLAEFGVTYRELDLTPANSLDWEGLAMAVGAKTRMVLIQRSCGYSWRPSLTIAEIERIVRLVKQQNPQTICFVDNCYGEFVENREPPAVGADLIAGSLIKNPGGTIVPAGGYVAGRADLVEAAACRLTAPGVGSSGGATFDQNRLLFQGLFLAPQMVGEAMKGNWLTAQVFHQLGYPVKPLPDAPQRDVIQAIQLGSPEKLIAFCRAIQQNSPIGSYLDPVPAEMPGYESQLVMAGGTFIDGSTSEFSADGPLREPYVVYCQGGTHWTHVAIALETAVAVVGPA encoded by the coding sequence ATGATTAGTTTAAAGTTAGAAAACTTAGAAGACGGTCTTTTTTCGATTTTTTCTGGTATTGACGCCCAGGTCAAGGAAAATCTCCAGCGGGTGCTGACAGCCTTTCGACGCTACCGGATAGGCAGCCACCATTTCGCTGGGGTAACGGGGTATGGGCATGACGATCTGGGGCGGCAGGCCCTGGATCAGGTCTTTGCTGAGGTGATGGGGGCAGAGGCCGCGATCGTGCGGGTGCAATTTGTCTCCGGCACCCATGCGATCGCCTGTGCCCTCTACGGCATTTTGCGTCCCGGAGATGAGTTGCTGGCGGTTGCAGGCCATCCTTATGACACGCTGGAGGAAGTGATTGGCCTGCGGGGGAAAAACCAGGGCTCCCTGGCGGAATTTGGTGTGACTTACCGGGAACTGGATCTGACGCCCGCCAATAGCCTGGATTGGGAGGGACTGGCAATGGCGGTGGGAGCAAAGACCCGCATGGTCTTAATTCAGCGATCCTGTGGGTATTCCTGGCGGCCCAGTCTGACGATCGCGGAAATCGAGCGGATCGTGCGCCTGGTGAAACAGCAGAATCCCCAGACGATTTGCTTTGTGGACAACTGCTACGGGGAATTCGTGGAAAATCGAGAACCCCCTGCCGTAGGTGCAGATCTGATTGCCGGGTCTCTGATCAAGAATCCGGGCGGGACGATCGTCCCAGCCGGAGGATATGTGGCCGGTCGAGCCGATTTGGTGGAAGCGGCGGCCTGTCGCCTGACGGCTCCGGGGGTGGGCAGTTCCGGGGGGGCGACGTTTGACCAGAATCGGCTGCTGTTCCAGGGACTGTTTCTGGCCCCCCAGATGGTGGGGGAGGCGATGAAAGGCAATTGGCTGACGGCTCAGGTGTTTCATCAACTGGGCTATCCGGTCAAACCGCTGCCCGATGCACCCCAGCGGGATGTGATTCAGGCGATTCAATTGGGTTCACCTGAGAAATTGATTGCCTTCTGTCGGGCAATTCAGCAAAATTCCCCGATCGGATCCTATCTGGACCCGGTGCCCGCCGAGATGCCCGGTTACGAGAGTCAACTGGTAATGGCTGGAGGCACCTTCATTGATGGCAGTACCTCCGAGTTCTCGGCGGACGGGCCTCTGCGAGAGCCTTATGTGGTTTACTGCCAAGGGGGTACCCACTGGACCCATGTGGCGATCGCCCTGGAGACAGCGGTGGCAGTGGTGGGCCCGGCCTGA
- a CDS encoding ABC transporter ATP-binding protein, which produces MAKFNDILKYYRHYWLITLFSVVMVSLFEVIDLVVPYAIGQILNVLSSQAVDSPLQHLIDRSATLVGTSSSRELALGVLLTIICLVTVVRAPIQPWLGHWFQWDTAFRARRDHSQKALEKVLTLPLEFYDENNPGRIAGRVARGISNHTWTYPEITGQLVPKLVRVLGIFIVIGLIEWRIALLFLASFIFILGFTLQNLQQLVTQETMLDHYMEETESRNSEIVTNIKTIKAFATESSELKRQKQRWDREFKVLDYRVHFGYVKLNMWHRTIVQTCVFGILAFTLFATVKGQISLGHFVTTLTISSMAYAELEPISNLAEVFARRYASMARFHEFMHHPIGSDAANLVELNPPLPPYQFTGKVHFSNLSFGYDPVRPVLQDINLLIEPCQTVALVGRSGSGKSTLVKLLFRYFEPTQGSILVDGEDIRRLDVTRYRRRLAIVHQEVDVFNGTLLDNLTYGNPTVPLARVEEACQIARVDEFVQHLPRGYKTIVGERGLRLSGGQRQRLGIARALLVDPDILVFDEATSSLDYESERSIQLAMRNLFGTRTLIIIAHRLSTVREADQIVVLDQGRIAEIGSHTELLQQAGIYHRLHSLQETGELV; this is translated from the coding sequence GTGGCTAAGTTCAATGACATCCTGAAATATTATCGACACTACTGGTTGATTACCCTCTTTAGTGTTGTGATGGTCAGTCTGTTTGAGGTGATTGACCTGGTGGTTCCCTATGCGATCGGACAAATTCTGAATGTATTGTCCAGTCAGGCTGTAGACAGCCCTCTACAACATCTGATTGACCGTTCTGCAACCCTGGTTGGCACTTCCTCCAGTCGTGAACTGGCCCTAGGAGTTCTGCTCACCATAATCTGTCTGGTTACGGTTGTCCGGGCCCCCATCCAACCGTGGCTGGGCCACTGGTTTCAGTGGGATACAGCTTTTCGGGCTCGTCGAGACCATTCCCAGAAAGCTCTGGAAAAGGTTCTGACCCTGCCCCTGGAATTCTATGACGAGAACAATCCAGGCCGGATCGCTGGACGAGTTGCCAGAGGAATCTCCAACCACACCTGGACCTATCCAGAAATCACGGGTCAACTGGTTCCCAAACTGGTTCGAGTACTGGGCATCTTCATTGTGATTGGGCTAATTGAGTGGCGAATCGCCCTGTTATTTCTAGCTTCCTTCATCTTCATTCTGGGGTTTACCCTTCAGAATTTGCAGCAACTGGTCACCCAGGAGACCATGCTGGACCATTACATGGAAGAAACAGAAAGTCGTAACTCTGAAATTGTCACAAACATTAAAACCATCAAAGCCTTTGCTACAGAATCTTCCGAACTCAAACGGCAGAAGCAACGTTGGGATCGGGAATTCAAAGTCCTGGATTACCGAGTCCATTTTGGTTACGTCAAGTTGAACATGTGGCACCGGACGATCGTCCAGACCTGTGTCTTTGGTATCCTGGCCTTCACCCTGTTTGCCACCGTCAAAGGCCAGATCTCCCTGGGTCACTTCGTCACCACCCTGACCATCTCCAGCATGGCTTATGCCGAGTTGGAACCGATCAGTAACCTGGCTGAAGTCTTTGCCCGTCGCTATGCCTCCATGGCCCGGTTTCATGAGTTCATGCACCATCCGATCGGCTCCGATGCTGCTAATCTGGTTGAACTGAACCCACCCCTGCCGCCCTATCAGTTCACGGGGAAAGTCCATTTCTCCAATCTCAGCTTTGGGTACGACCCAGTCCGCCCAGTGTTACAAGACATTAATCTCCTGATTGAACCCTGTCAGACTGTGGCCCTGGTGGGCCGATCGGGCTCCGGCAAATCTACCCTGGTGAAATTACTGTTTCGCTATTTTGAGCCGACCCAGGGCAGCATTCTGGTGGATGGGGAAGACATCCGGAGGCTGGATGTGACCCGCTACCGACGACGCTTGGCGATCGTTCACCAGGAGGTGGATGTCTTCAACGGCACCCTGTTGGATAACCTCACCTATGGCAATCCAACGGTTCCCTTGGCCCGGGTGGAGGAAGCCTGCCAGATTGCCCGAGTGGATGAATTTGTCCAACATCTGCCCAGAGGGTATAAGACGATCGTCGGCGAACGGGGGCTGCGCCTGTCTGGAGGCCAGCGTCAGCGATTGGGCATTGCCCGCGCTCTACTGGTAGACCCAGACATCCTGGTCTTCGATGAAGCCACTTCCAGTTTGGATTACGAGTCTGAACGATCGATTCAGTTAGCCATGCGGAACCTTTTTGGCACCCGCACCCTGATCATCATTGCCCACCGGCTCAGTACAGTCCGGGAAGCAGACCAGATCGTAGTTCTGGACCAAGGACGAATTGCTGAGATCGGTAGCCATACCGAACTGTTGCAACAGGCGGGCATCTACCATCGCCTGCATTCCCTTCAGGAAACCGGTGAACTGGTTTAG
- a CDS encoding serine/threonine-protein kinase yields MLERTLGGRYQIVRHLGGGGFGQTFLARDLHLPNQPACVVKQLKPKTSSPIALQTARSLFNKEAEVLYILGEHDRIPRLFAHFEENREFYLVQEFVEGQTLNQEIVVGNTLRASQVLEILVDVLQTLQFVHQQQVIHRDIKPSNLIRRQEDGRIVLIDFGAVKQMGIPVIENYDPTTLTIAIGSPGFTPNEQIAGKPRFSSDLYALGVLCICALTGVGSQQLREDPRTSELLWRDSVEIDPHLADVLDRMVRFDFRQRYQSAGEVLQALQPLIEPMILPAAEGPPAPGITPVDAEFYLVWLERGDELFQSQRYEDAISAYDKVIQIRPEEYLAWFKRGIVLETLNQYEQALGAYDRVIQLRPKDYLAWLKRGKVLENLHQYEEAVAAYDQVVQIQPNNYWAWCDKGRVLETLHQYEAGATAFDRAVQLKADFRVAIEGRKRVLVALDQIDTLYHLEHYEEVLVSCQRLTQAQPQNCHAWLMLGMALEKLQQYEQALAAYHQVVQLQPEDSMAWFNQAKVLEKLHRYQEAAMTYEQVVQLQPGHYWSWYDRGRMLEKLQQYEAAIAAFDQAVRLKSDFQPAVEARKQVLGMLSRSEQISRSRGAHPGDSQLIWLHRGMALETEHRYEEALVAYRQAIILKENGVEVWRRQGQLLYQLGHFEETVAAYEQVVNLDPEDGSAWFCMGGALARLKRFRAAVAAFDRAIQVNPERAEFWYWRGRGLQELQDYGEALVCHEQAIALNPAFQAALASRQQVLARLGRSVKTTEAL; encoded by the coding sequence ATGTTGGAAAGGACACTGGGAGGAAGGTATCAGATTGTCCGGCATTTGGGAGGCGGTGGATTTGGGCAAACTTTCTTAGCCAGGGATTTGCACCTACCCAACCAACCCGCTTGTGTAGTCAAACAGCTTAAGCCTAAAACCTCCAGCCCCATTGCACTCCAGACTGCAAGATCCCTGTTTAACAAGGAAGCGGAGGTGCTTTATATTCTGGGGGAGCACGATCGGATTCCCCGGCTCTTCGCCCATTTTGAGGAAAATCGGGAATTTTACCTGGTGCAGGAATTTGTCGAGGGGCAAACACTCAACCAGGAGATTGTGGTGGGGAACACCCTCCGGGCATCCCAGGTGCTGGAAATCCTGGTGGATGTGTTGCAGACCTTGCAGTTTGTCCATCAGCAGCAGGTGATTCATCGAGATATCAAGCCCTCTAATCTGATTCGCCGCCAGGAAGATGGTCGGATTGTCCTGATCGACTTTGGGGCTGTGAAGCAGATGGGGATACCGGTGATCGAGAACTATGACCCCACCACATTGACGATCGCCATTGGTTCCCCCGGGTTTACACCAAATGAGCAGATTGCCGGGAAGCCCCGCTTCAGCAGCGATCTCTATGCTCTGGGGGTTCTGTGTATTTGCGCTCTAACTGGGGTGGGATCACAACAGTTACGGGAGGATCCCCGTACCAGTGAATTGCTCTGGCGCGATTCTGTTGAGATCGATCCACATCTGGCAGATGTGCTAGATCGAATGGTCCGATTTGATTTTCGCCAGCGCTATCAGTCTGCCGGAGAGGTCTTGCAAGCATTGCAGCCCCTGATAGAACCTATGATCTTGCCTGCGGCAGAGGGGCCTCCCGCTCCAGGGATAACGCCAGTCGATGCAGAATTCTATCTGGTCTGGCTGGAGCGAGGAGATGAATTGTTTCAGTCCCAGCGATATGAGGATGCGATCTCAGCCTATGACAAGGTGATTCAGATTCGACCAGAGGAGTATCTGGCCTGGTTTAAGCGGGGAATTGTGCTGGAGACTCTGAATCAGTATGAGCAGGCTCTGGGGGCTTATGACCGGGTGATTCAGTTGCGGCCTAAGGATTACCTGGCCTGGTTAAAGCGAGGAAAAGTACTGGAAAACTTGCACCAGTATGAAGAGGCAGTTGCAGCCTATGACCAGGTGGTGCAAATCCAACCCAATAATTACTGGGCCTGGTGTGACAAGGGGAGAGTCCTGGAGACTCTGCACCAGTATGAGGCTGGGGCGACAGCGTTTGATCGGGCAGTACAACTGAAGGCCGATTTTCGAGTGGCGATCGAAGGTCGTAAGCGGGTTCTGGTGGCATTGGATCAGATTGATACCCTCTATCATTTAGAGCACTATGAGGAGGTGCTGGTCAGTTGCCAGCGCTTGACTCAGGCCCAACCGCAGAATTGCCATGCCTGGTTGATGCTGGGGATGGCTCTGGAGAAGTTACAGCAGTACGAGCAGGCTCTGGCTGCCTATCATCAGGTGGTGCAGTTGCAGCCAGAAGATTCGATGGCTTGGTTTAACCAGGCGAAGGTCCTGGAAAAGTTACATCGTTATCAGGAGGCTGCCATGACCTACGAGCAAGTAGTGCAGTTGCAGCCTGGGCATTACTGGTCCTGGTATGACCGGGGCCGGATGCTGGAGAAATTGCAGCAGTATGAGGCTGCGATCGCGGCCTTCGATCAAGCTGTCCGGCTGAAGTCGGATTTCCAGCCTGCAGTAGAGGCCCGCAAGCAGGTTCTGGGTATGCTGAGCCGAAGTGAGCAGATTTCTCGCTCCAGGGGCGCACATCCTGGAGACAGCCAACTCATCTGGTTGCACCGGGGAATGGCCCTGGAAACAGAGCATCGATATGAGGAAGCTCTGGTTGCCTATCGGCAGGCGATCATACTGAAGGAGAATGGTGTGGAAGTTTGGCGGCGGCAGGGGCAGCTACTTTATCAGTTGGGCCATTTTGAGGAAACTGTGGCTGCTTATGAACAGGTTGTTAACCTGGATCCAGAGGATGGGAGTGCCTGGTTCTGTATGGGGGGAGCCCTGGCCCGGTTGAAGCGCTTTCGGGCAGCCGTGGCTGCTTTCGATCGGGCCATTCAGGTGAATCCGGAACGGGCTGAGTTCTGGTATTGGCGGGGTCGGGGACTGCAAGAACTGCAGGATTATGGAGAGGCGCTGGTTTGCCATGAACAGGCGATCGCCCTCAATCCAGCATTTCAGGCGGCGCTGGCCAGCCGTCAACAGGTGCTGGCTCGGTTAGGCCGATCGGTAAAGACAACAGAGGCGTTGTAA